Proteins found in one Seonamhaeicola sp. S2-3 genomic segment:
- a CDS encoding GbsR/MarR family transcriptional regulator, translated as MTKEICSKKMALVEKLGVHLENRENLAPVAARILSFIILTGRRGTTFDDLVSILCASKSTISTHLNHLQDLQKIEYFTKTGDRKKYFIVNKDSVLHHIDAMISEWETIKELHLEIKAYKQAINNQVTEESEETEKFELSFHNDYLKFLNEAIRSIKQLRENLVNNKFNL; from the coding sequence ATGACAAAGGAAATATGTAGTAAAAAAATGGCATTGGTAGAGAAGCTAGGGGTGCATTTAGAAAATAGAGAAAATTTAGCACCGGTGGCAGCAAGAATTTTGTCTTTCATTATATTAACGGGCAGAAGAGGCACTACCTTTGATGATCTTGTAAGCATTTTATGTGCTAGCAAAAGTACTATATCTACACACTTAAATCATTTACAAGACTTACAAAAAATAGAATATTTCACTAAAACCGGAGACCGAAAAAAATACTTTATAGTAAATAAAGACTCTGTACTCCATCATATTGATGCTATGATTTCAGAATGGGAAACTATTAAGGAATTGCATCTAGAAATTAAAGCCTACAAGCAAGCTATAAATAATCAAGTTACTGAAGAAAGTGAAGAAACAGAAAAATTTGAACTTTCGTTTCATAACGATTATTTAAAGTTTCTTAATGAAGCAATAAGATCTATCAAACAATTAAGAGAAAACCTAGTCAATAATAAATTTAACCTTTAA
- a CDS encoding efflux RND transporter permease subunit: MLKTFIERPVLSTVISIIIVVLGVISITSLPIEEYPDIAPPTIKVTANYTGANAETVLESVIIPIEEQINGVEGMTYITSTASNTGTAEITVYFDQTIDADIAAVNVQNRVARANALLPSEVIQTGIVTQKQETSALMFISMYSENDEYDATYIQNYLKINVIPALQRIKGVGDVSVFSQKDYAMRVWLKPEKLAAYNLMPSDISAALSEQNLEAAAGSLGENNGESFSYVIKYSGRFKQESQYADIVIKALGNGEFLRLKDVADIELDAQSYASNAMTKGNPAVFMGVFQTKGSNAQEIIENIKSTLEDVKQDLPEGLDFFVPYDTSLFLNASIDKVISTLLEAFLLVFLVVFIFLQDFRSTLIPAIAVPVSIIGTFFFLNVFGYSINLLTLFALVLAIGIVVDDAIVVVEAVHAKMESGEKKPKSATLKAMNEISGAIISITLVMAAVFIPVTFVTGPTGVFYEQFGVTLIIAILISAVNALTLSPALCALLLKEHKHDEELKGKNALQKFYTLFNRGFDATVSKYGKSLQVLYKNKFVSVLLLIIAGVGIYWASTTTPTGFVPNEDRGIIFANIELPAGASLDRTDDVTRKLYAKIKDLDGVEAVSFVKGRSLISGAGSNFGIGFVKLDDWSDRESEALSVQAITGKLFGIAATIPEANIIFFSPPSIRGFGNSAGFEINLLDKFGGEFTDLDKANKEFSMALMSHPEIKYATSAFNTNYPQYEMEVNVPLAKEKGVSVSSIFGTLQGYIGGIYASDFSRFGKQYRVYIQSLPEDRADESDLNSMYVRTSSGEMTPITQFVSLKRVYGPQSVTRFNLFNSTTITGATNPGYSTGDAIRVIEEEVAKLPSNYTVAYSGLTREEVNAGNQTTFIFILSILFVYFLLSAQYESYILPFSVLLSLPFGVFGAYISTKFFGLENNIYFQIALIMLVGLLAKNAILIVEFALQRRKQGEGIVDAAIHGAKARLRPILMTSFAFILGLMPLVLAKGVGAEGNNSIGTGAAGGMLIGTLLGVFVIPILFIFFQWLQEKVSSKPVVQTIEEQ, encoded by the coding sequence ATGTTAAAAACATTTATTGAAAGACCCGTTCTTTCAACAGTAATTTCTATTATTATTGTTGTACTTGGTGTTATAAGTATTACCAGTTTGCCTATAGAGGAATATCCAGATATTGCGCCACCAACTATTAAAGTTACGGCCAACTATACAGGTGCAAACGCAGAGACCGTTTTAGAGAGTGTTATAATACCAATTGAAGAGCAAATTAATGGTGTAGAAGGGATGACCTACATTACGTCTACCGCTTCAAACACTGGTACTGCCGAAATCACGGTATATTTTGATCAAACAATAGATGCCGATATAGCTGCGGTAAACGTACAAAACCGTGTAGCTAGAGCCAATGCATTATTGCCATCTGAAGTCATACAAACAGGTATTGTAACCCAAAAGCAAGAAACCAGTGCTTTAATGTTTATTTCTATGTATTCTGAAAATGACGAATATGACGCTACTTACATTCAGAATTACTTAAAAATAAACGTGATACCTGCCTTACAGCGTATTAAAGGCGTTGGTGATGTGTCTGTGTTTTCACAAAAAGATTATGCCATGCGTGTTTGGTTAAAGCCCGAAAAATTAGCGGCTTACAACTTAATGCCTTCAGATATTTCAGCTGCTTTAAGCGAACAAAACTTAGAAGCTGCTGCTGGTTCATTAGGTGAAAATAATGGGGAATCGTTCTCTTATGTTATAAAATATAGTGGACGATTTAAACAAGAAAGTCAGTATGCAGACATTGTTATTAAAGCCTTAGGAAATGGCGAATTTTTACGTTTAAAAGATGTTGCCGATATTGAATTAGATGCGCAATCATACGCATCTAACGCTATGACTAAAGGAAATCCTGCTGTGTTTATGGGGGTTTTTCAAACTAAAGGTTCTAACGCCCAAGAAATTATTGAAAATATAAAGTCAACACTAGAAGATGTTAAGCAAGACTTGCCAGAAGGATTAGACTTTTTTGTTCCATATGATACAAGTTTATTCCTTAATGCCTCTATAGATAAAGTAATTAGTACGCTATTAGAAGCCTTTTTATTAGTATTCTTGGTGGTGTTTATCTTTTTGCAAGACTTCCGTTCTACTTTAATTCCTGCCATTGCAGTACCGGTTTCCATTATAGGTACATTCTTTTTCTTAAATGTGTTTGGCTATTCCATCAACCTATTAACGCTATTCGCATTAGTATTGGCCATTGGTATTGTAGTAGATGATGCCATTGTGGTTGTTGAAGCGGTGCATGCCAAGATGGAAAGTGGGGAGAAAAAACCAAAAAGTGCTACGTTAAAAGCCATGAATGAGATTTCTGGTGCTATTATTTCCATCACTTTAGTAATGGCAGCGGTGTTTATTCCAGTAACCTTTGTAACGGGTCCAACAGGTGTATTTTACGAGCAATTTGGTGTAACCTTAATTATTGCCATTTTAATTTCGGCAGTAAACGCCTTAACGTTGAGTCCTGCATTGTGTGCACTTTTATTAAAAGAACACAAGCACGATGAAGAATTAAAAGGCAAAAACGCACTTCAAAAATTCTATACCTTATTTAATCGTGGCTTTGATGCTACAGTTAGCAAATACGGAAAATCACTTCAGGTTTTATATAAAAATAAGTTTGTATCTGTACTGTTATTAATTATTGCTGGTGTAGGTATTTATTGGGCATCAACAACAACTCCAACAGGATTTGTACCGAATGAAGATAGAGGAATTATTTTTGCAAATATTGAATTGCCTGCTGGAGCATCGTTAGACAGAACCGATGATGTTACTAGAAAATTATATGCAAAAATTAAAGACCTTGATGGTGTAGAGGCAGTTAGTTTTGTTAAAGGTAGAAGTTTAATTAGTGGTGCAGGTAGCAACTTTGGTATTGGTTTCGTAAAGTTAGATGACTGGTCTGATAGAGAATCAGAAGCCTTATCAGTACAAGCCATCACAGGTAAACTGTTTGGTATTGCAGCAACCATTCCAGAGGCTAATATTATTTTCTTCTCCCCACCTAGTATTCGTGGATTTGGTAATTCCGCAGGATTTGAAATTAACTTATTAGATAAGTTTGGTGGCGAGTTTACAGATTTAGATAAAGCCAATAAGGAGTTTTCTATGGCTTTAATGAGTCACCCCGAAATTAAGTATGCAACATCGGCTTTCAATACTAATTATCCACAATACGAAATGGAAGTTAATGTGCCATTAGCTAAAGAAAAAGGTGTAAGTGTGAGCAGTATTTTTGGAACCTTGCAAGGATATATTGGTGGAATTTACGCTTCAGATTTTAGCCGATTTGGTAAGCAATATAGGGTATATATCCAATCGTTACCTGAAGATAGAGCCGATGAAAGCGACCTAAACAGTATGTATGTAAGAACCAGTTCTGGAGAGATGACACCTATAACCCAATTTGTAAGCCTAAAACGGGTGTATGGTCCGCAATCGGTAACGCGTTTCAACCTGTTTAATTCTACAACCATAACAGGTGCCACAAACCCTGGTTATAGTACGGGTGATGCCATTAGGGTTATTGAAGAAGAAGTTGCTAAATTGCCAAGTAACTACACCGTTGCGTATTCTGGTTTAACACGAGAAGAGGTAAATGCAGGTAACCAAACCACGTTTATTTTCATCTTGAGTATTCTGTTTGTGTACTTCTTATTAAGTGCGCAATACGAGAGTTATATTTTACCATTTTCGGTATTATTATCGCTACCATTTGGTGTATTTGGTGCCTATATAAGTACAAAGTTTTTCGGATTAGAAAACAACATCTATTTCCAAATTGCACTCATTATGTTAGTTGGTCTTTTGGCTAAAAATGCTATATTAATTGTAGAATTTGCACTGCAACGCCGTAAACAAGGCGAAGGTATTGTAGATGCCGCAATTCATGGTGCCAAAGCACGTTTACGTCCTATTTTAATGACATCGTTTGCCTTTATACTAGGTTTAATGCCATTGGTGTTAGCCAAAGGTGTTGGTGCCGAAGGAAACAATTCTATTGGTACAGGAGCCGCTGGAGGTATGTTAATAGGAACCCTTTTAGGTGTATTTGTTATTCCAATTTTATTCATCTTTTTCCAATGGTTACAAGAAAAAGTATCAAGTAAACCTGTAGTACAAACAATTGAAGAACAATAA
- a CDS encoding TetR/AcrR family transcriptional regulator, translated as MITKTELLNYAKTKFTQFGSKHVTLDEIASDLGISKKTIYSFFKNKEDLVAGSLEILLKEYEENINSIITSYSNDTVLCVILIYKRGFEYLKYFKPSFLFGLKKYYPKANKLFEDFIENLSKSTILSLLKKAQEQGHIKPEVNLELIVKIYFFRVDNLLFKNNNLFELYGEDTLFKHFVLYNLSGIISKQYFNPYLK; from the coding sequence TTGATTACCAAAACCGAATTATTAAATTATGCTAAAACTAAATTCACACAATTTGGTAGCAAACATGTTACTTTAGATGAAATTGCAAGCGATTTAGGAATATCTAAAAAAACAATCTATTCTTTTTTTAAAAACAAAGAAGACTTAGTTGCAGGCAGTCTTGAAATTTTATTAAAAGAATATGAAGAAAATATAAATAGCATTATTACTAGTTATAGTAATGATACTGTTTTATGTGTTATATTAATTTATAAAAGAGGGTTTGAATATTTAAAATATTTCAAACCTTCTTTTTTATTTGGGCTTAAAAAATATTACCCTAAAGCCAACAAATTGTTTGAAGATTTTATTGAAAATTTATCTAAAAGCACTATTCTAAGTTTACTAAAAAAAGCTCAAGAACAAGGCCATATAAAACCTGAGGTAAACTTAGAATTAATAGTGAAAATTTATTTTTTTAGAGTAGATAATTTGCTATTTAAAAATAATAATTTATTTGAATTATACGGTGAAGATACCCTTTTTAAGCATTTTGTTTTGTATAACTTAAGTGGTATAATTAGCAAGCAATATTTTAATCCATATTTGAAGTAA
- a CDS encoding efflux RND transporter periplasmic adaptor subunit — protein sequence MRNRKIILIAVVASVFITIVSCGNKEKAPVAAKQQALPFPVTQLQPQTVTGYAEYPVSIEGIVSSDVRAKTTGYIQKVLVDEGARVRKGQPLFKLETQALSQDAEAAKAQVNVAQVEVNKLKPLVEKNIISQVQLETAKANLAQAKANYSSIVANISYATVKSPVDGYVGSINFREGALVSAADATPLTTVSDISKVYAFFSLNETDYLDFIQNAKGKNLEEKLKNYPEVSLILANGSTYNVKGKIQTSTGQVNQNTGTISLRAIFDNPNEILTNGSSGKIKIPSTYNNAIVIPQSATYEQQGKVMVFTIDENNSAKSKVVKVQAKVDNLYVIESGIDANTKIIASGVSKLRDGMPITPQEIPFEKATEKVATLFRN from the coding sequence ATGAGAAATCGTAAAATAATTTTAATAGCAGTAGTTGCTAGTGTGTTTATAACCATAGTAAGCTGTGGTAATAAAGAAAAGGCGCCAGTAGCAGCAAAACAACAAGCCTTACCGTTTCCGGTAACGCAATTACAACCGCAAACAGTTACAGGCTATGCAGAATATCCTGTAAGTATAGAAGGTATTGTAAGTAGTGATGTTAGAGCAAAAACTACAGGATACATACAAAAAGTGTTGGTAGATGAAGGCGCAAGAGTACGTAAAGGTCAGCCACTTTTTAAATTAGAAACCCAAGCCTTAAGTCAAGATGCCGAAGCAGCAAAAGCACAGGTTAATGTAGCGCAAGTTGAGGTTAATAAACTAAAACCATTGGTTGAAAAAAATATTATTAGTCAAGTACAATTAGAAACAGCTAAAGCTAATTTAGCGCAAGCCAAAGCTAATTATAGCAGTATTGTTGCTAATATTAGTTACGCAACAGTAAAAAGTCCGGTAGATGGCTATGTTGGTTCAATTAATTTTAGAGAAGGCGCTTTAGTAAGTGCTGCAGATGCTACACCACTTACAACCGTTAGTGATATTAGTAAAGTATATGCCTTTTTTAGTTTAAATGAAACAGATTACTTAGATTTTATTCAAAACGCAAAAGGTAAAAACTTAGAAGAAAAACTTAAAAACTATCCAGAGGTAAGTTTAATACTTGCCAATGGTAGTACTTATAACGTAAAGGGTAAAATACAAACAAGTACAGGACAGGTTAATCAAAATACAGGAACTATTAGTTTACGTGCGATTTTTGATAACCCTAACGAAATTTTAACCAATGGTAGCAGTGGTAAAATTAAAATTCCTTCAACTTATAATAATGCTATTGTAATACCACAATCTGCAACGTATGAGCAACAAGGCAAAGTAATGGTATTTACAATTGATGAAAACAATTCGGCAAAAAGTAAAGTTGTTAAGGTACAAGCCAAAGTAGATAATTTGTATGTTATTGAATCTGGTATTGATGCTAATACTAAAATTATAGCATCTGGTGTATCAAAATTACGAGATGGTATGCCAATTACACCACAAGAAATTCCATTTGAAAAAGCCACAGAAAAAGTAGCTACTTTATTTAGAAACTAA
- the lysM gene encoding peptidoglycan-binding protein LysM — translation MKTFTFIKDKGTRVFGIGKMNPLDVSQAAIIEMKLEEIAAMKLKRKILDMKFKVSEFSISINDCIATVKGIAPSQEIKEKIILIVGNSVGIDKVEDLIIVKDKSTESKFYTVREKDSLGKIAKVFYGNPKMYYKIFEANKPMLSHPNNIYPGLVIRVPVANGMP, via the coding sequence ATGAAGACATTTACATTTATAAAAGATAAAGGGACAAGAGTGTTTGGAATTGGCAAGATGAATCCGTTGGATGTATCTCAAGCTGCTATTATTGAAATGAAATTAGAAGAAATTGCAGCAATGAAATTGAAAAGAAAAATTTTAGACATGAAGTTTAAAGTGAGTGAATTTTCAATTTCTATTAACGATTGTATTGCAACTGTTAAAGGAATAGCTCCTAGTCAAGAAATTAAAGAAAAAATAATTTTAATTGTGGGCAATTCTGTAGGTATTGATAAAGTAGAAGATTTAATAATTGTTAAAGATAAATCTACTGAATCTAAGTTTTATACGGTTAGAGAAAAAGATTCTTTAGGTAAGATAGCCAAAGTTTTTTATGGAAACCCCAAAATGTATTACAAAATATTTGAGGCAAACAAACCAATGCTATCTCACCCAAATAACATTTATCCAGGTTTAGTGATACGTGTTCCAGTTGCTAATGGTATGCCTTAG
- a CDS encoding nicotinic acid mononucleotide adenyltransferase, which translates to MKTIKLLFAFALSATLFTSCHTEIRVDDFDEPTISINQLLSSYELWYVDINATKGYGETPFLQKAFTISFKGGVVYANNNIVGLGSNGNGYGIDVGTYDAYDMILDVFHDIDGFSTFDVYQIDSNTIELYNPNNDTSYFLDGYQRNTFDYDYVFYDNIHYFLQEYEAWEKIYTSNFGAINEFDNENFLQFLPGGNDSTFKSSQDNVGTNVNYLYWDYTGIYGVGNVTGNMYLKTLTLDYDFFDNEFFELSVINDETIELYHPSSETVYEFKGRGYIQYLKTTDSKGKTIEVEKKRKFKNDRVDNPRENTRD; encoded by the coding sequence ATGAAAACTATAAAATTACTTTTTGCTTTTGCATTATCTGCAACTTTATTTACATCATGCCATACAGAAATTCGTGTTGATGATTTTGATGAGCCTACAATTTCAATAAATCAGTTGTTAAGCTCTTATGAGTTGTGGTATGTCGATATCAATGCAACCAAAGGATACGGAGAAACCCCTTTTTTACAAAAAGCATTTACAATATCATTTAAAGGAGGCGTGGTGTATGCAAATAATAATATTGTAGGCTTAGGTAGTAACGGAAATGGGTATGGAATTGACGTTGGAACTTATGATGCTTATGATATGATTTTAGATGTTTTTCATGATATTGATGGGTTTTCTACTTTCGACGTTTATCAAATAGATAGCAACACTATTGAGCTTTACAATCCTAATAATGATACATCTTATTTTTTAGATGGTTATCAAAGAAATACGTTTGATTACGATTACGTTTTTTATGATAATATTCACTACTTCTTACAAGAATATGAAGCTTGGGAAAAAATATATACTAGTAATTTTGGAGCTATAAATGAATTTGATAACGAAAACTTTTTACAGTTTTTACCAGGAGGTAATGATTCAACCTTTAAAAGTTCACAAGACAATGTAGGAACTAATGTAAATTATCTTTATTGGGATTACACAGGCATTTACGGTGTAGGGAATGTTACGGGTAATATGTATTTAAAAACTTTAACATTAGATTATGATTTCTTTGACAATGAATTCTTTGAATTAAGCGTTATAAATGACGAAACCATAGAGTTGTATCATCCATCATCTGAAACCGTGTATGAGTTTAAAGGAAGAGGATATATACAGTATTTAAAAACTACAGATTCAAAAGGTAAAACTATTGAGGTAGAAAAGAAACGTAAATTTAAAAATGACAGGGTTGATAACCCTAGAGAAAATACAAGAGACTAA
- a CDS encoding efflux transporter outer membrane subunit — protein MKSTINRNFSKGALVLMLALTLQSCFVAKDYTRPELEETEHLYRTDNLPQDSVSLADVSWKDMFKDQYLAEYIEEGLQNNLDIRVAIQQIAAAEAYMKQGKAGYFPTLSGTAQVTHQELSSNSQFGGLFSSLDQYELSGSLSWEADVWGKIRSNKRAGEASYLQTVAAHKAVKTELIAAIASTYYQLLALDEQLEITEKTIATRDSSVYTIKALKDAGNVTQVAVDQYIAQYNNAKALKVDLEAAIFKAENTLNLLLGRPAKHIERSKLTEQQLDANVTLGVPVTLLRNRPDVIASEYSLINAFELTNVAKSNFYPSLTLTASGGFQSLELDDLFSANSLFATVIGGLTQPIFNKRSIRTQHEVAKAQQEQALLNFKKTLLTAGNEVSNALYDYNAETKKFEYRKNEVEALRQAEANSEELLQNGLANYLDLLTARESVLSAELNVIDNKLQQLLSVVNLYEALGGGWK, from the coding sequence ATGAAATCAACTATAAATAGAAATTTTAGTAAAGGCGCATTGGTATTAATGCTTGCGCTAACATTACAAAGTTGTTTTGTGGCAAAGGACTATACACGTCCGGAGTTAGAAGAAACAGAACATTTATACAGAACCGATAATTTGCCACAAGATAGTGTGTCTTTGGCAGATGTATCGTGGAAAGATATGTTTAAAGACCAATATTTAGCTGAATATATTGAAGAAGGTCTTCAGAACAATTTAGATATTCGTGTGGCCATTCAACAAATAGCAGCTGCTGAAGCTTATATGAAACAAGGTAAAGCAGGTTATTTCCCAACCTTATCTGGAACTGCTCAAGTAACACACCAAGAACTATCATCAAATAGTCAATTTGGTGGACTTTTCTCTTCTTTAGATCAATATGAGCTGTCTGGAAGTTTATCTTGGGAAGCTGATGTTTGGGGAAAAATACGAAGCAATAAACGCGCTGGTGAAGCCAGTTATTTACAAACGGTAGCAGCACACAAAGCGGTTAAAACCGAATTAATTGCAGCAATTGCTTCAACGTATTATCAACTTTTGGCTTTAGATGAGCAATTAGAGATTACCGAAAAAACAATTGCTACTAGAGATAGTAGTGTGTATACAATAAAAGCGTTAAAAGACGCTGGAAACGTTACACAAGTTGCGGTAGACCAATATATTGCGCAGTATAACAATGCTAAAGCTTTAAAAGTAGATTTAGAAGCTGCTATTTTTAAAGCTGAAAATACCTTAAATCTGTTATTAGGTAGACCAGCAAAACATATTGAACGTAGTAAGTTAACCGAACAGCAATTGGATGCCAATGTTACATTAGGCGTGCCGGTAACATTGTTAAGAAACAGACCAGATGTGATTGCTTCAGAATATAGCTTAATTAATGCATTTGAGTTAACCAATGTAGCAAAAAGCAACTTTTACCCATCGTTAACTTTAACTGCAAGTGGCGGATTTCAAAGTTTAGAATTAGACGACTTATTTAGCGCTAATTCATTATTTGCAACGGTTATTGGTGGTTTAACACAGCCTATTTTTAATAAGCGTTCTATTAGAACTCAACACGAAGTAGCAAAAGCACAACAAGAACAAGCCTTATTGAATTTTAAGAAAACCTTGTTAACTGCCGGAAACGAAGTCTCTAACGCACTTTACGATTATAATGCTGAAACCAAAAAATTCGAGTATCGTAAAAATGAAGTTGAAGCGCTTAGACAAGCCGAAGCAAATTCAGAAGAATTATTGCAAAACGGTTTAGCAAATTACCTAGATTTATTAACAGCTAGAGAAAGTGTGCTAAGTGCTGAATTAAATGTGATTGATAACAAACTACAACAATTACTAAGTGTAGTTAATTTATACGAAGCACTTGGTGGTGGATGGAAGTAA
- a CDS encoding NAD(P)H-dependent glycerol-3-phosphate dehydrogenase: MEKPLKYAVFGGGSWATAIVKMLCENADEVGWYMRSAYTKAHLLKEQHNPNYLSSVEFNLNQLKLSNDINEIAEWADVLFFVIPSAFIHSELEKLTINISNKIIVSAVKGIIPETGLLVGEHFHEFYNIPLENIAVIAGPCHAEEVALERLSYLTISCADTKKARKIANKLSSDYIKTKISDDIVGVEYAVMLKNIYAIAAGIAHGLGYGDNFQSVLMSNSIREMKRFIKKMHKMKRNINNSAYLGDLLVTGYSTFSRNRMFGNMIGKGYTVKSAQMEMNMVAEGYYAAKSAHLLNEKNLKKTRLPIINAVYEILYENKNPKKVFKKLTEKLD; this comes from the coding sequence ATGGAAAAGCCTTTAAAATATGCGGTTTTTGGTGGTGGAAGTTGGGCAACAGCTATTGTGAAAATGCTTTGTGAAAATGCTGATGAAGTTGGGTGGTACATGAGAAGCGCTTACACTAAAGCACACCTTTTAAAAGAACAACACAATCCCAATTATTTAAGTTCTGTTGAATTTAATTTAAATCAACTTAAATTAAGTAATGATATTAACGAAATTGCAGAATGGGCAGATGTGTTATTTTTTGTTATCCCATCGGCATTTATTCATAGTGAGCTGGAAAAATTAACCATAAACATATCAAATAAAATTATTGTTTCGGCTGTTAAAGGTATTATACCAGAAACTGGATTATTGGTTGGTGAGCATTTTCATGAATTTTATAATATTCCTTTAGAAAACATAGCCGTTATTGCAGGTCCATGTCATGCCGAAGAAGTAGCCTTAGAACGTTTATCTTATTTAACCATTTCTTGTGCAGACACAAAAAAAGCACGAAAAATAGCCAATAAATTATCTAGCGATTATATAAAAACCAAAATTAGCGATGATATTGTTGGTGTAGAATATGCCGTAATGCTTAAAAACATTTACGCCATAGCTGCGGGAATTGCCCACGGATTAGGGTACGGAGATAATTTCCAGAGTGTACTTATGAGCAACTCTATTAGAGAAATGAAGCGTTTTATTAAAAAAATGCATAAAATGAAGCGTAATATTAATAACTCTGCTTATTTGGGTGATTTGTTAGTTACGGGCTATTCTACATTTTCTAGAAACCGTATGTTTGGAAATATGATAGGTAAAGGCTATACCGTAAAATCTGCCCAAATGGAAATGAATATGGTTGCAGAAGGTTATTATGCCGCTAAAAGCGCTCATTTATTAAATGAAAAAAACCTTAAAAAAACACGGTTGCCTATAATAAATGCGGTTTATGAGATTTTATACGAAAACAAAAACCCAAAAAAGGTATTTAAAAAGCTTACAGAAAAGTTAGATTAA
- a CDS encoding universal stress protein has protein sequence MSAIIVATNFSKTSNNAVLYAASLAQVLKIKLVFFNAFKLPLHASNTWLSSQSMEKLIEKDRDKLKKQALDVSEKFNIEVDFQCSYVDFEREIDTLMTSYNSRLLVIGMSEKSMEQNLLGNPTTTLISMKKFPVLAIPVKAQFKGIHKILFACDVMNDIPLRTLVKLRKIAVDLKAEVEVFYVEKKVNELQANKNTVENIEEGLENVTYLYKKVNSDAVINEIEKEIVKSKSDLLVMIPKKYGFWESITHKSKTRVMASGLDIPLLSIPIE, from the coding sequence ATGAGTGCCATAATAGTAGCAACAAATTTTTCAAAAACATCAAACAACGCTGTGTTGTACGCAGCATCATTAGCGCAGGTGTTAAAAATTAAATTAGTGTTTTTTAATGCCTTTAAATTGCCTTTACATGCGTCAAACACTTGGTTGTCATCACAATCAATGGAAAAGTTAATTGAGAAAGATAGAGACAAATTAAAGAAACAGGCTTTAGATGTATCTGAAAAATTTAATATTGAAGTTGATTTTCAATGTAGTTATGTAGATTTTGAAAGAGAAATAGATACTTTAATGACAAGCTACAATTCACGGTTACTTGTAATTGGGATGTCAGAAAAATCAATGGAACAAAACTTATTAGGAAACCCTACAACAACCTTGATAAGCATGAAAAAGTTTCCGGTTTTGGCCATACCAGTAAAGGCGCAGTTTAAGGGTATACATAAAATTTTGTTTGCCTGTGATGTTATGAACGATATTCCTTTAAGAACCTTGGTGAAGTTAAGAAAAATAGCAGTTGACTTGAAGGCTGAAGTAGAGGTTTTTTATGTTGAAAAGAAAGTAAATGAGTTGCAAGCCAACAAAAACACTGTTGAAAATATAGAGGAAGGACTTGAAAATGTAACCTATCTATATAAAAAAGTAAATTCAGATGCGGTAATAAATGAAATTGAAAAAGAGATTGTAAAATCTAAGTCAGATTTATTGGTAATGATTCCCAAAAAATATGGTTTTTGGGAATCTATTACTCATAAAAGTAAAACAAGGGTAATGGCATCTGGGTTAGATATTCCTTTATTATCAATTCCTATTGAATAA